In Bradysia coprophila strain Holo2 unplaced genomic scaffold, BU_Bcop_v1 contig_24, whole genome shotgun sequence, one genomic interval encodes:
- the LOC119078083 gene encoding arginine kinase isoform X2, protein MRYLLRNCCAKITFFNCHRRVGAVSGNKSKMVDAATLEKLEAAYAKLAGSDSKSLLKKHLSKAIFDNLKNKKTTFGSSLLDCIQSGCENLDSGFGIYAPDAEAYSVFAEIFDPMIADYHGFKGVHPPRDFGDVDSFTNIDPTNEFVVSTRVRCGRSMDGYPFNPCLTEAQYKEMEQKVSTTLSGLEGELKGKFYPLTGMEKAVQQQLIDDHFLFKEGDRFLQTANACRYWPSGRGIYHNDNKTFLVWCNEEDHLRIISMQMGGDLGQVYKRLVTAVNEIEKRIPFSHHDRLGFLTFCPTNLGTTIRASVHIKVPKLAKDYSKLEEVAGKYNLQVRGTTGEHTEAVGGIYDISNKRRLGLTEYQAVKEMYDGIAELIKIEKSL, encoded by the exons ATGCGATATTTATTGCGGAATTGTTGTgcgaaaataacatttttcaattgtcATCGACGAGTTGGTGCTGTCAGTGg aaacaaatcaaaaatggtTGACGCTGCTACACTTGAAAAATTGGAGGCTGCTTATGCCAAGCTTGCCGGTTCTGACTCAAAGTCGTTGTTGAAGAAGCACTTGTCCAAGGCAATCTTCGACAATCTTAAGAACAAGAAGACCACATTCGGTTCATCGTTGTTGGATTGCATCCAATCTGGCTGTGAGAACTTGGATTCCGGATTCGGTATCTATGCTCCAGATGCTGAAGCATACTCCGTTTTTGCTGAAATCTTCGATCCAATGATCGCCGACTACCACGGTTTCAAGGGTGTACATCCACCACGTGATTTCGGTGATGTTGATTCGTTCACCAACATCGATCCAACCAACGAATTTGTCGTTTCAACCCGTGTCCGATGCGGTCGTTCCATGGATG GCTATCCATTCAACCCATGTTTAACCGAAGCccaatacaaggaaatggaaCAGAAAGTTTCCACCACTTTGTCTGGCTTGGAAGGCGAATTGAAGGGAAAATTCTATCCATTGACTGGCATGGAAAAGGCTGTTCAGCAGCAATTGATCGACGACCATTTCTTGTTCAAGGAAGGTGACAGATTCTTGCAAACAGCCAACGCTTGCCGCTACTGGCCATCTGGACGTGGTATCTATCACAACGACAACAAGACTTTCTTGGTCTGGTGCAACGAAGAAGATCATCTTCGCATCATTTCCATGCAAATG GGTGGTGATCTTGGACAAGTATACAAACGTCTCGTAACAGCTGTTAACGAGATCGAAAAGCGTATTCCATTCTCTCATCACGACCGTCTCGGTTTCCTAACATTCTGCCCGACAAACTTGGGAACAACCATCCGTGCATCCGTACACATTAAAGTGCCAAAATTGGCCAAGGACTACAGCAAGTTGGAAGAAGTTGCTGGCAAATACAATTTGCAAGTTCGTGGCACAACTGGTGAACACACAGAAGCT GTTGGCGGTATCTATGATATTTCAAACAAGCGTCGTTTGGGTCTTACTGAATACCAAGCCGTCAAGGAAATGTACGATGGCATTGCTGAGCTCATCAAGATCGAAAAGAGCTTGTAA
- the LOC119078083 gene encoding arginine kinase isoform X1 produces MVDAATLEKLEAAYAKLAGSDSKSLLKKHLSKAIFDNLKNKKTTFGSSLLDCIQSGCENLDSGFGIYAPDAEAYSVFAEIFDPMIADYHGFKGVHPPRDFGDVDSFTNIDPTNEFVVSTRVRCGRSMDGYPFNPCLTEAQYKEMEQKVSTTLSGLEGELKGKFYPLTGMEKAVQQQLIDDHFLFKEGDRFLQTANACRYWPSGRGIYHNDNKTFLVWCNEEDHLRIISMQMGGDLGQVYKRLVTAVNEIEKRIPFSHHDRLGFLTFCPTNLGTTIRASVHIKVPKLAKDYSKLEEVAGKYNLQVRGTTGEHTEAVGGIYDISNKRRLGLTEYQAVKEMYDGIAELIKIEKSL; encoded by the exons atggtTGACGCTGCTACACTTGAAAAATTGGAGGCTGCTTATGCCAAGCTTGCCGGTTCTGACTCAAAGTCGTTGTTGAAGAAGCACTTGTCCAAGGCAATCTTCGACAATCTTAAGAACAAGAAGACCACATTCGGTTCATCGTTGTTGGATTGCATCCAATCTGGCTGTGAGAACTTGGATTCCGGATTCGGTATCTATGCTCCAGATGCTGAAGCATACTCCGTTTTTGCTGAAATCTTCGATCCAATGATCGCCGACTACCACGGTTTCAAGGGTGTACATCCACCACGTGATTTCGGTGATGTTGATTCGTTCACCAACATCGATCCAACCAACGAATTTGTCGTTTCAACCCGTGTCCGATGCGGTCGTTCCATGGATG GCTATCCATTCAACCCATGTTTAACCGAAGCccaatacaaggaaatggaaCAGAAAGTTTCCACCACTTTGTCTGGCTTGGAAGGCGAATTGAAGGGAAAATTCTATCCATTGACTGGCATGGAAAAGGCTGTTCAGCAGCAATTGATCGACGACCATTTCTTGTTCAAGGAAGGTGACAGATTCTTGCAAACAGCCAACGCTTGCCGCTACTGGCCATCTGGACGTGGTATCTATCACAACGACAACAAGACTTTCTTGGTCTGGTGCAACGAAGAAGATCATCTTCGCATCATTTCCATGCAAATG GGTGGTGATCTTGGACAAGTATACAAACGTCTCGTAACAGCTGTTAACGAGATCGAAAAGCGTATTCCATTCTCTCATCACGACCGTCTCGGTTTCCTAACATTCTGCCCGACAAACTTGGGAACAACCATCCGTGCATCCGTACACATTAAAGTGCCAAAATTGGCCAAGGACTACAGCAAGTTGGAAGAAGTTGCTGGCAAATACAATTTGCAAGTTCGTGGCACAACTGGTGAACACACAGAAGCT GTTGGCGGTATCTATGATATTTCAAACAAGCGTCGTTTGGGTCTTACTGAATACCAAGCCGTCAAGGAAATGTACGATGGCATTGCTGAGCTCATCAAGATCGAAAAGAGCTTGTAA